The genomic DNA AAAAATAGTCTTCTCTACTTTTGTATGCTTGAACGCTTACTACGTGACTGTTAGTATAGAGGCTGTGACTCCCTCCTGAATACTGAAGTAAATGACCGGTTATTGTATTCCTTCAATGGTTTCATAGATTCCCATATGTCAAATGTAGACCTTACATTCTGCCAATGAGGGTAAAAAGTGCTTTTTCGATGAGTTTGTTGTTTGGCTAAAGTGGATATTTTGGAAAAGCTAGAAACGAGTGACTGTTTTATTTGGAGTTTGGGCTGCGTCCACCGCTTCTGTTCGGACTACTAATGACGATGCTGGAAAAGGGGCCAAACTTGCATCTTTGTGATGCTAATGTCGGGGAACTTGGCAAAAGCAATTACAACGTCAGTATGTGAGCCGCTCTGTAGAGGAACAGTCAGGCCTtggaacattttcttcatgtttttccaTTTGCATGTATCCACAGGGGATGCATAGAGATATTCTGCTCTTATTTAACTCTATCTTCTAAACCTCATATGGCTCGAATGTGGAAGAGCACTCAGCAGCTTGGCTTTATTGTATCCCCACACTGTTCAATATACAGGAGGGTCAGAAAATGCAAGATGTggttaaaagtttttaaaaaagctgtaCAGTTACAAATGGCAGCAACGACGTGCATGTCAGTGTAGATAAAtcttaatttacattttcagatttttcacCAGGATCACCACAAGCTATTTGTCCAAAAAGACGACACTGAAAAATCCAGAATCCAAAAAGCCATGcacatccctcagtgggtgctggatccaaaaaacaTGAATAGGTAAAGACAAGATGTCATGATTCAACCATGGCAGCATCATGACacaagaagctcccgtttgaTGGCAATGTGCTCGTCCTCAGACTTGAAAGTGTATTTTGTGAGTCAGATATCATTAATACACGCAGTTGATATGCCTACAAAGAGAACAATTAATATCAATATGCATACGTTTATATATCAccagtgaaaaaacaaaccccGATATATAGGACTATAATTAGCTAAACATATACAGCTATTTACAGCTATTTATTGTAATTCtggaaaaaaggtaaaaaaaaaaaaaaaaaagaagacactgCCCTTTAGATATCAAGCTATCAAACGCATCTATtcatcaaatatataaatatatataactgATTATCTTACCATCCATCAATCTATAAAATCTTAGGCTTAAACTTTATTTACTCCAAATAGTTATAAGGTTCAACGGTCCAACCAGAGCATGCATACAATTACAGACAAACAACAGACGGTGTATGTCAGAGACAACAAACCGTTCAGTACATGACAAAGATGAGCGCTGGCATGCCGATACCCTCGTGTGGTACCTCTACCGGTACCTCTCATACCCATTGATCCAGCTATCTACCTGTCTTTATACCTGCCTCCTTTTGGCAAATTGTAATTTAAACCTCGCAAACTGTTATTTTAGTTCTTGACATATAAACTTCACATTTGTGAAttttccaaacatttacaaTTGTGTTAGATTAATGGTTATCAATACTCTTACTCTGTAATATTGTGCTACTCCTCTTATCTCAGTCACATCAGCGGCCCCGTTCAGTGTGTCTCTGCTACAATGTGGCTGGTGCAGATACAGTAAGACCCTTTAACATACCAGTAAGTGTTTTGCAAATAGTTGCACAATAGACTTCAGCTTTATCAAAGATTTTATTTCAGAGGAATCTGAAAATCAGATAAGCAATCTTTCAACATTTCTTCTACAGTCTTCTGCACACAGAAGATAACAGATGGCACTGTCACCGCAGCCAGGTCTGCATGGGCAGTCATGTGGAAAATGATCTCAATGTTCTACGTAATAAGGTTTAGATGTTGTTTAGATGTCAGATAGTTTAAATATCCTCTTTTGTGTCCTTTCAAATGTCCCGTccctcttgtttgtttgttccacAGAACCAGAGCAGTAAGCTGCAGGTATTTGGTctatttctacttttttgttTGATGGTCTATATATGATGTCCTCTTTGTAAGAAAGTTAAATTTCATTCTGGTTAAAAACAGAACTGAAATCTGACTGAAACAAGGGCTGGAAGACTATTGTCTGACACGCTGATAATGTTGGTCTTGACTGATCGGAATTCAATAACCCCATGCAAATAAGCAAACTCTTTAGAACATGCAGCTAGAACcgtgaagaaaaacatgacgtGTAACTTACCTAATCATCTGTTTAAAAGGAACTAGGAAAGTTCTGCCTAATATTTTTGCAAAGTAATACACGTCTCATGAAAATACCATGACTCAGAATAGTTTGGCATTTTGAAACTGACAAATATTTGATCAAAGTCCTGTGTTGAAAGTTTGCTCGCCATTGTCTAAGATGTTAGAAATttcactttaaatgtaatgtcacCATGTCTCCTTAAGAAAAGATGTATTTCAGCAGAATTGAGGATGCAGAACTTTCCTGAAATTAGAATATTTCAGCACAACGTTGCTCACACAGAGGTAGCTTTAGATTCTGGGTCCAGATATTTCAGAAGAAGATAAATCATCACGTTTGTTGTGTGATAAATGGTTGTAAAAAAATTTCTTGTATTTCTGCTAGCAGAGTGAAGGTGTTCAAATATGGCCGCCCTTAAttgatcctttttttcttttagggaTAGAGATATCgaacatttgaaaagaaaaaacaaacacagcatttCACCTTCAGCCCCTTTGAGTTCactgatgatggtgatgatgataaactGGTGTTTTTGTTAGCGATTGAAcaatattcaacatttagaaTTAATGGTAATGTGACACACTTATTCCAGTGTCACACCTACGTACAGTATCTCCGCACAATGGTGTGTTTACAATAGAAAATAATGTCTTGTCTAGTTCTGTAAGCAAAggcagaaatgtgtctttgaaaTTGAATCAAGGTGGCACATTAAAACATAAACCACACTTAAAAGCACAACATATTtattatacatatttatttattcatcagtttGTGTCAGGTCAATAGGCCTTGTTACAGCTCATCAAAGTGCAATAGatgcaatgtttttttacttctaaTCATGGCTAACTTGCCTTACTTGTCCCTGATTAAACTTTTAGGAAATAACATGATACAACACCACTGTAAAATAGACATAAAAGAACTGACAAGTGCAGCAGACATTAtgacaacagaacaaaaacagacacgATTGAGATCGAAGTTCAAATAAGGCAGCAGGTTCTCAAAGGAACTTATAAGATAAAGGGCTTTGTGCAGGTTTACTGTTTACGCTTCTTATTTCACTTGTTGAGATGGAAAGTCTCTGACCGTCACCCACACAATCACACGTCCCTGTGACGACTGATGAGGCCTTTACAAGTGTACTGAAGAGTTTCAGAGATGCATTCAAACGTCTTTCAAAGAGGTGATGAGTGAAGAAGAATGCCCCAAATCAGACCTTTTAGGTTCTTCAGTAATCAGATGTATAGCAGACTTTTATATTCTTTTATATTATAACTGCTGTTTTActgcaatttatttattttgaattagaAAAATACAGATGTATGATACATTTCAGTGTATTGCAGTATTATAGCttatatattaaattgattaacGTAAAGGTGGAGTACGAAAGATGCTcttaaacaccttttttttggtAGTTCTTCACTAAAACTGGATGAAGTTTAAAGCATATTTCCTGTAGTTGAACTCATGGATCAAATATATCAGAGATATATTATCAATCAGCTCagtgtctctatatgaaaaaaaaaaaaagaacgttAAAAAACTTGTAAGATAATTAAAGATAAAATTAGAATAGAAATGAAATGAGTTTGTGCTGACCGTTTACACTGAGCTGCATGTTTAGTacttaaccctttgtgtgttcAGTCAAGAGtcaacaaatgtgcaaaaacaaaataataaaagtgtaACCTGTAACCTGACTCCAGAAGAGCTTAGAGAGACAGAGTAAATATTCTTCAACACTAGCCTGAAGTGTCACACTAGCCACTGGAACATTTTGTGGTTTTACAGACAGGCACTCAGAAGAGAGCATCCTGTTTGCTAGCTGGACTAcctgttgtgtctttttgtgtgtatgtttgtgtgtgtgtgtgtgtgtgtgtgtgtgtgtgtgtgtgtgtgtgtgtgtgtgtgtgtgtgtgtgtgtgtgtgtgtgtgtctatggaAAGTGTCACCAACGTTTCATAGATTAGTGTTTTAACTGTTACATTGCAGTCATAGTAATTGTTCCCCTAACAACAAAGGGTTGTGAaatgttacctttttttttaatctttcctcCACATTGCACAATCAATGTCCAGCTGACGTAGTTAGACACCCATGATCTGACACTGGTGTGAACTCCAGGCTGGAGTCCTAGCTCTAAACCAGAGGATATTCAATCatgtaaatgtttcacacacaaaaaatagaGTTACAAATAGAATGCAAAACCACAAGTGGTGGTGttgataaaaatgaacaaagaataTGACGAGAATACTTTTTTGTGTAACCTTACAGAATAACACAAAGAGATGACTCAGATGGTTGATCAGCTAAGGATTTTGTTTGGGGGGGGTGGTGTGTTTTttgcaccatcatcatcaaattGTGTATTTGAGTTAAACAACAGGACCAGAAAACATCTACATGTCAGAGCAGTTCcttaatatttatgtttataattCTGAAACCCTAAACTGAgagtctgctctgtgtgtgtttttccttctcaGGAGGAACTTGACCAAACTGTCTTTGCTGTTCAGTCACATCCTCTGGGAGCTGAAGGCCATGTTTCCAGGGGGCGGATTTCAGGGGGACACTTTCAGGTTGACCAAGACAGAGGCCGAGGAGTTTTGGCGGGATTCATTTGGAAACAAGTAAGTGTATAAACAAAATGTTCTGTGACGCTTTAATtcttgttggtgtttttttatgcGTCCTCATTCACTACATAACGGTCTTGATAGGTGTATCGTGCAGTGGAATAGTTTCAAAGAGAAGCTGCAGGCTGTGCATGCATTTGAAGAGGGTATGGAGTCCATGGCTCTGAAGTCAACGATAGATCTCACCTGTAACGACCACATCTCTGTGTTTGAGTTCGACATCTTCACTAGACTGTTTCAGGTAAGGGGAATATTTTCCCTCGACTTTTAAGCCTGAATTCTGTGCTTGAACACGGTTTCAAGATGCTTCTGTGCTACTCAGACTTTCCAAACTTTCTCACACGTACGTTTCAAttgcctgtttttcttttttttttccactgcctTGCTGCCTTGGTCTTCATTTCCTGCCGCATCGTGTCCCCTCTTTTAATTTCTTGTCCACTAAAATGAAATGACTCATTGGCTGGTTTGTGTAATCCCTTTATGATTAACAGATGGAGACTTTACCTATAAATACATTGAATACTaaatagtatatatatatatatatatatccagcactctgttagcctagcttagcattaaaacTGGAGCTATTCTTACTCTGTCCATAAAGACCAATAGACCTCCGAAAAGCAActttaaaacttcaaataataaTGTTGCTTTTCAATCAGAAGagtaaaaaacatcaaagttgTAGTTTAACCAGGTTTTAGAGGCCAGTTTATTTCTTTGCTTGGCACAATGACTTCCTGAAATCTCCCTTTCAGTAATGACAAGACTGCAGGAAGTCACTGCACCCTGCCAAGACGTAGTCAAGCACGTTGTCGCCCATGAACCACAACCTGTTGTTCTCACTCTGCAGTTTTATGTAAGAGTGGTCAAAACATCAAGATATGACGTGTTTGTAAGTGAGCTAAGATGGTGCCTTTAGGTGAATTTCTACCTTCAgatctattttatattttatttatctatctttTTGCTTAGCTAAGCTAGATAGGTCCTGGTATAGCGTCATATTTGGCATTGAGATCTCTATCTCTGTAGCTCTATACAAAATAGCAAATAAAGCTATTGCCTACATTTTTTACCATTCCTTTTTATGCTAAAAGATGTTAACCATGAGGTCACATTCTGAGTCTTCTCTCATTTTAGCCCTGGAGATCACTTATCAGGAACTGGAACCAGCTAGCAGTGACCCATCCAGGCTACATGGCCTTCCTCACCTATGACCAGGTTGTAGCTCGTCTGTCACACTACCTGCATAGACCAGGGAGGTGAGAACAAGCACAGCAACAAAATGACTGGTTTACATCTCGGAGAGGCAATGCTCATTTCTCAAAATAGCCCTGTAGAGGTTTGTTACATCGAAACTGCCAATTAATCTCTGTTGTAAGATATGAGGCTCTTGAAGCCACAGCACTCTTAAAACTTAAAGAGCTGTGgtgtattattttcattttcaaagaaaaCTTCAGGTTGGTTGCTTCAAGAGGTTGCTTTTATaacttcttttgtgttttgtctgaatgtttttgtaaagcatgAAACTCAAGCTTTTCATAACCTCATTATGAACAGCTTCATGAAATGACTTAGAGGGAGCATCATGCAGTTCGTAGACATTCAGTAGACTACATTATATGTTTAATAGCTGTTTTAAGAATATGAAGAATTGAATAGGAATTAATTAACAGAAATATAGTGTTAAATCACAAGTCTCCAACACTATACACTACACTATAAAAGCCTGCCCTCAGGTCTACTACTTCCACATCAATAACCTggaacaaaaagcaaacaaaggcCTGAATCATCTCAAAGCCCTCTGTGGAAAGCATGGAGCATCACCCTCCACAGTTATCAAAGTCTACCTTTCATACATTCGTCCACTGTTTGAATACTGCAGCTCGTACAAACCGATGAATTGAAAAGCGCACAAGCCCTGAACTAACGCACCAGGCTCCTGATCCTTTAGTTAAGCTTAGCTACTACTTCCTCTTTACCTCCAAACCAAGCTTGGCCTGcaacagagaacaaaagaaaagtgcAATATTCCATTTGTATTCACCTTTTGATAAGAGAGCCAAGTAGACCTGAAGTGGATGCTTTATTGATATGAAATCATCCACACcgtcttaaagaaaaaaacgtgTGAAACTCATCTGCATCAGATCCTGTGTTTTGATGTGCACTCAACATATAATGTTCTATGCACTGGCAGCAATTACACCTTAGTTTGTTCAATAGCATAAAAAAGAAACTGCAATTTAAAGGAAATTCATTTCGAGTAACTTATCTTGTGAACTTAAAAGTAgaaatatcatttttaaatgtgtcttgaTGGACAAAGGTCTCTTTCTTTCCAGCTACATCTTTCGTCTAAGCTGCACTAGAATGGGCCAGTGGGCTATCGGCCATGTGACCAATGATGGTAACATCGTCCAAACCATCCCCCAGAATACACCTCTTTACCAGGCACTCATTCAGGGCTTCAAGGAAGGCTGGTgaggacatacacacacacacacacacacaggtgactggtttgctttctctctgtttgtgtcgtTACTCTGAGCCCCGTGCGTGTCTGTTCTTGCAGCTACTTGTACCCAGATGGCCGTGATGTGAACCCCGACCTGACGACCTTAAGTGAGCCAGCTCAGAAGGGCAAGGTCAAAGTTACAGAAGTAAGAGGATGCACTTTGTACCTCCTCATCTATTTAGAAAACTGCCACCCGCATCCTTaaggtggagaccaaaacaaatcATGGATCATATCCTGAGATGTCCCGTTGCCTCTCTGTCTTAACATCCAACAGGAGGAGTACGAGCTCTACTGTGAGATTGGCAGCACCTTCCAGCTGTGTAAGATCTGTGCAGAGAGGGATAAGGACACACGCATCCAGCCCTGTGGACATCTCCTGTGCAAACCCTGCCTCATAGGCTGGCAGGTATGAAGCCCCGCCCACATACTCACTATAGCACACCAGCTAATGCTTTACACTGACATGCTGAAAAAAGACCGATGTTTACAGTAACAGTTTGCATTTAGTGGAGTGAAACAGTCTGGGTTGActaaaatagatttatttttgtacgCCAATCTTGAAATCAGCACcctcatgttttgtgtgttggtCTAggccagggatgggcaactttggtcacagcaagggccacattcatttaattctcactgcatCTCACTGCCCACTGGATgtgagggccaaattgtagtatagaAAAACAATTACGGTCAATTATTATCTTAACATATACCAGTtgtcaaatattattatgtaCATATTTCCgattcatgatttcatggcagattttgtcatgttttctaaatgtttccaattaattgatatgtaaaaaatgacctgagggccacgtttaGGGTCGATAGGGGCCGCATttggccgccagttgcccacccctggtctaggCCCTACATAATTTAAcaatgctgtgttttttttttaatgtggtttGAGGTTGATGTCAACACTATTCTGAGTTTACCAAAGCATATGATTGATATTTACATGCTGTGTCATACAAAATAACCCACACAAATTAATTCCATGGATAACTTGCACAtttgaagaaagagaaaatttGAACTTTGCACAAATTATCATTGAAATGTTAAATGTCCAGTTTGATCAGATATGCAACATTTCAATAAATTTGAGAAGTAAACTTTcttgaatatatattttattcaacaGTATATGAACCAAACAAGATTCAAAAAGGTTATCTCTTTGACAAGTATCTAAAATGAGAAATATTTGTATAAGACAGCACAGATAGTGGTTGAATCAACATTTGTGTAAACTCTCCAGTTCCCAcaggcaacaaaaacagctgtagACTTTTAAAAcctctttaacattttattacacGAGAACCATTTTAAATGGTAATAAAATCTATGTACAATGTTTGATCTTCTTCTATTAGTCAGTTACACTGAAGACATCCATTCAGAATTTAAGTAATCGCTGACCAACTGAAGCCTCCTTCCTAAATTCACCAATCCCACTAGCCCTCTGTGTATTCGGGAGGTTCAAATCTACATAAAGCTGAAGAGCAGCGAGTCCTGATATTTGGCTGAAGACTTTCTGTTTTTGCTCAGGCTCACATCTTCCTCAAACTGCATCCGACAcattcactttgaaaaaaatgcttgtgtgtgagagagagagagagagagagagtgagtgagagtgaaaggtggaaacacagaaagagaaagagagagtcagacaggaaAAGAAAATTAGATGTGCTCTGTGGACGTCAGACCACAAAGGAAAAGTTGTAAGTTATTCTTGATTGTAGTCAACTAAACTTCTTCCTCAGGTTTACAACACAAGACGacaatgaataaaatacaaGGCATTTAATTTCTGAAGTAGCAAAGACGTTCATACACTTGCAGTTGATGAAGAGTAGCAGGATGCAGCAGCTTAAATACAAATGATACAACATTGTATAACATGATTTTCAAGTAGGACCAAGGAGTACTGCACAAATTATTGTTCATCGTTTTGCAGGTGTGACGGccaaatttaaatatttggttAGCAATCTAAAAAGGTCAGGTCAataaaaaaggacagatttcTTAATGGTCACAGGAATCAACAGAATAGCAAAAGAATGTTTCCTAAAATCAAAGAATAAGTTAAATCATGTAAGAAAAAGTCAAGTGTTCAACTCGTTCACCCGTTTACGGTGTACATAAGTAGATAACTGCAATCTACAGTGTCTGTTGAATGAAGTATTTTCTATCTTCAGACATCCAGTTTTTCCCAAGACAATGGATGACAAAGACACTTGACTTGACTTTCATACAGTGTTTTCATTACTCTGCCTGTGACCTGTCATCGATAATTATCCAGCAGAAGTCAGCTGGACACAACTGCCCTTACTGCCGCTGTGACATCAGAGGAACAGAGTCGGTCCTCATCGAGCCGTACCTCCCAGGCAGCGGtcagtgggaggaggagggtgaggaagATGCTGAGGAGGATGACCATGAGGACATTGAACTGATGGTGAAGGAGATGGCTGCCCTGAGGAAAGTGAGTAAACATTCCTTACCATACAAATTAGTTGGTTATAACTTGAGCCAGGCAAGCCACGTCAGTGATGTTCTGTCAGTCCGTTTGCCACGTTTGACCAGATCACAATGGCATCGCATTGATTGCGTTGGACTTTGTTGGAAAACTTCATGATGCCTCAAGGATGAATTTTATTACTCTGGTAAAACCTGAATTTCCACGTCCCCCGCCAAGGTTGCTTGTAATAAATCTTGTCATTCATTAACCTTTTATTTAGACAGTCATCAGGATGAAgaatacattttcttccttCTACTTCCTCATCCTCAAAGTCTCCTCCTGCCACTGAAAAGCAATATACTGTATGCCAGTGAAAAAGCAAACAGCTGCCTACATTTCTCCCAACAGTTCTCCAGTTTGGATGACCAGGCTTCCAGCTCCAGTGTTAGAGCTCCACCCCTGCCCCCTAAGCACAGCACTACCCCACGCTGTCCATCTACTTCCAGTCAAACGCAGACATCAGAAACCAAGACGCTGGGCAAACACTCCCACTCTCATTCAGTAAGTTCCTGATGCATATTGGCTTATGCACACAATACTGCAGCGACTCACCTTCTCGTGTGTGGATATGGGTAGTGCCTGCCTGCACCATATTTgtgactcttcttctctcttcagcAGGCTCACAGTGGAAATGAAGCACAtagaagatacaaaaaacacacaaatgctaACAGGTGAGACAACCAAAGAATTTAGAACAGAGCAGCGGGGGCTGTGCGGTAGTTGAGGAGCTACAATCTAGTATGTGTATCAATACTCCAATTGACTTAGGACTTGTACTCACTGTACATAAACAGTGAAGCAAATCAGCACATAAACCAACTGAAAATAACATATTCTGTCGTGATTGTTGagtcattgttgtgttttgtggtgaataaaaaaacatgtttcctcgTGTCAATGCAGGCTTCAGGGGGAGGGGTCACACAGCAGCGAGGAGGAGAACTCTGTGGGTTTGAAGCTTCCTCCGGCCTCATCTTTATCCCAcaggtgattgacagctgtcTCCTTTAGAAACATTCTGCTACAAACCAGTGCTTTTTTCACCTGAGCCTTCATTCAGTTGCTCTTGCTTTGCAGCTAATTCAACTTTCTTTAACTTTGTATTCTGTTTGTAACAGTGTTGAAGTCCTGACAGAAGAaaaactctcctcctcctctgcaaaGGGTGTCAACAGTAAGTAGACCCTTTAATATGCTTTATGTCACATTTGTTCATTTGTAGACGCAAGTATTTTTGCTGTGACAAAGGTCTACTCAACCCAAGTTTTACTACATTTTATTACGCTAAGGAAAAGCCTACTCCAGTTTGAGAACAGCTTATATGAACATTAAtttaactgaaaatgttttggtaAGCAAAAATGAAGTACTAGTCCCATCATGCCTGAATGCATATGTGCATTTCTTAAATCATTTTatctcaaatcaaatcaaatatgagTCTTTGACAGCAGAGCCAGAGTTTATGGAACATTAGCATGTATCTTGTATCCCTTTTAACAGAAACGTCTTCAACCACTTTGTCACTTATCGTGTTGTACAGTTTAGAGCGAcctcttttctgtgtttgagtgtaGGTGGAGCAGCATGGCTCGGACCCACCAGCCCAgtcaaacagagacaaagacgaaaagagagggaggaacgGAGAGCAGGGCTCAGAAAAGACACGTGTGGTTTGGGAGACGTCACTAGGTCAATGTCCtcctgacagaaaaacaaccatGGACTCGTCAAACGAAGTGACAATTATCTGCCGACAAAGATATCCTGAATCTACAAATCGGTCCTTAGAGAgtgtaaatgtagttttttgGTGTCATGTGAGAATACCCATGTGTCTGCTGCACTGATGAGATCGAGATGAGTGTGTGGTACTCTCAGTAACTATTCTTAGTGAGGCCTCCTGCTGTCCAATAATCACACTGCCATTATCACCATAGTAGGTTCAGTACTGATTTCTGAACCTTGTGTCACTGAAAGACTTCTCTATCATTGAATGATTTACTGAATAAGAGGGTTTATATTTGTAAATGtcacaaaacagacaaaggaaCGGAGCTATTGAATGAATTCTACATTGTCAATTGAAACCATGCCATACGTTTGTTCATGAAATAAGTTGTAAGAGTACACAAAGGCCTCTGTTTAACTCCAAC from Labrus mixtus chromosome 11, fLabMix1.1, whole genome shotgun sequence includes the following:
- the cblc gene encoding E3 ubiquitin-protein ligase CBL-C isoform X3: MMAAAGSGTSRSPKSSSQLPTSGDRRLVDKALKRLDKLHELCTNPRLGLRSSPPYLPDLVSETSKLLVQVWEPCRGSKAAGGQVPRGDEAIYLRVHVKNLLDKTDRAVLLFKEGREKIFEEMSSYRRNLTKLSLLFSHILWELKAMFPGGGFQGDTFRLTKTEAEEFWRDSFGNKCIVQWNSFKEKLQAVHAFEEGMESMALKSTIDLTCNDHISVFEFDIFTRLFQPWRSLIRNWNQLAVTHPGYMAFLTYDQVVARLSHYLHRPGSYIFRLSCTRMGQWAIGHVTNDGNIVQTIPQNTPLYQALIQGFKEGCYLYPDGRDVNPDLTTLSEPAQKGKVKVTEEEYELYCEIGSTFQLCKICAERDKDTRIQPCGHLLCKPCLIGWQQKSAGHNCPYCRCDIRGTESVLIEPYLPGSGQWEEEGEEDAEEDDHEDIELMVKEMAALRKFSSLDDQASSSSVRAPPLPPKHSTTPRCPSTSSQTQTSETKTLGKHSHSHSAHSGNEAHRRYKKHTNANRLQGEGSHSSEEENSVGLKLPPASSLSHSVEVLTEEKLSSSSAKGVNSGAAWLGPTSPVKQRQRRKEREERRAGLRKDTCGLGDVTRSMSS
- the cblc gene encoding E3 ubiquitin-protein ligase CBL-C isoform X2: MMAAAGSGTSRSPKSSSQLPTSGDRRLVDKALKRLDKLHELCTNPRLGLRSSPPYLPDLVSETSKLLVQVWEPCRGSKAAGGQVPRGDEAIYLRVHVKNLLDKTDRAVLLFKEGREKIFEEMSSYRRNLTKLSLLFSHILWELKAMFPGGGFQGDTFRLTKTEAEEFWRDSFGNKCIVQWNSFKEKLQAVHAFEEGMESMALKSTIDLTCNDHISVFEFDIFTRLFQPWRSLIRNWNQLAVTHPGYMAFLTYDQVVARLSHYLHRPGSYIFRLSCTRMGQWAIGHVTNDGNIVQTIPQNTPLYQALIQGFKEGCYLYPDGRDVNPDLTTLSEPAQKGKVKVTEEEYELYCEIGSTFQLCKICAERDKDTRIQPCGHLLCKPCLIGWQKSAGHNCPYCRCDIRGTESVLIEPYLPGSGQWEEEGEEDAEEDDHEDIELMVKEMAALRKFSSLDDQASSSSVRAPPLPPKHSTTPRCPSTSSQTQTSETKTLGKHSHSHSQAHSGNEAHRRYKKHTNANRLQGEGSHSSEEENSVGLKLPPASSLSHSVEVLTEEKLSSSSAKGVNSGAAWLGPTSPVKQRQRRKEREERRAGLRKDTCGLGDVTRSMSS
- the cblc gene encoding E3 ubiquitin-protein ligase CBL-C isoform X1, with the translated sequence MMAAAGSGTSRSPKSSSQLPTSGDRRLVDKALKRLDKLHELCTNPRLGLRSSPPYLPDLVSETSKLLVQVWEPCRGSKAAGGQVPRGDEAIYLRVHVKNLLDKTDRAVLLFKEGREKIFEEMSSYRRNLTKLSLLFSHILWELKAMFPGGGFQGDTFRLTKTEAEEFWRDSFGNKCIVQWNSFKEKLQAVHAFEEGMESMALKSTIDLTCNDHISVFEFDIFTRLFQPWRSLIRNWNQLAVTHPGYMAFLTYDQVVARLSHYLHRPGSYIFRLSCTRMGQWAIGHVTNDGNIVQTIPQNTPLYQALIQGFKEGCYLYPDGRDVNPDLTTLSEPAQKGKVKVTEEEYELYCEIGSTFQLCKICAERDKDTRIQPCGHLLCKPCLIGWQQKSAGHNCPYCRCDIRGTESVLIEPYLPGSGQWEEEGEEDAEEDDHEDIELMVKEMAALRKFSSLDDQASSSSVRAPPLPPKHSTTPRCPSTSSQTQTSETKTLGKHSHSHSQAHSGNEAHRRYKKHTNANRLQGEGSHSSEEENSVGLKLPPASSLSHSVEVLTEEKLSSSSAKGVNSGAAWLGPTSPVKQRQRRKEREERRAGLRKDTCGLGDVTRSMSS